DNA from Pseudocitrobacter corydidari:
TGGTCTGCTGTTCTTCGCCGGTACGCAGGATTTCTATCTGCGCGCCTTTGATACAGCAACCGGGAAAGAAGTCTGGAAAGACCGACTGCCTGTAGGCAGCCAGTCTGGCCCGATGACTTATGTGTCGCCGAAAACCGGCAAACAGTACATCATTATCAACGCAGGCGGTGCGCGTCAGTCGCCGGATCGTGGTGATTACATCATTGCGTACGCCCTGCCGGACGCACAAAAGTAACTCTCCGTGTCGGGTGATTTCTCACCCGACCTTTTAAGCTAAAACGATTCCCAGCTATCGCCGCCTGCCACGGCTAACGTCGGCGCGGTAGCCGGGACGTTTTCTTTCTTCACGCCGTTGTGCGAAGGAATACGAAACGTCCCTACCGCTTCGGTTAATCGTGCCGCCTGCGCCTCCAGCGAAGCCGCCGCTGCCGATGCTTCCTCCACCAGCGAGGCATTCTGCTGAGTGACGTTATCCATCTCGGTAATCGCCTGACTGACCTGCAAAATTCCGCGACTCTGTTCATCAGACGCCGCCGCAATTTCCAGCATGATGTCCGTCACGCGTTTCACCGCATCAACAATTTCCGTCATCGTTGCCCCGGCGTTCACCACTTCATCCGAACCGCGCTCAATCAGGGTGACAGATTCAGAAATCAGCCCTTCAATCTCCTTTGCCGCCTGCGCGCTGCGACTGGCGAGCGTACGTACTTCGCTGGCAACCACCGCGAATCCACGCCCCTGCTCACCGGCACGGGCCGCTTCCACCGCCGCGTTAAGAGCCAGAATATTGGTCTGGAAGGCAATACTATTAATTACCGCGGTAATTTCGGAAATCTTCTTCGAACTGGTGGAAATATTGCCCATTGTCGCGACCACGCCAGTGACCAGTTGCCCGCCACGCGTCGCTTTCCCGGAGGCATCTTCCGCCAGTTTGCTGGCGTGGTGGGCGTTATCGGCGTTTTGTTTCACTGTTGCGGTGAGCTCTTCCATGCTGGCAGCGGTCTGTTCAATGGCAGCTGCCTGTTGCTCGGTCCGCGCTGAGAGATCCGTATTCCCCACGGAGATTTCGCTGGTTCCACGATAGATTTCCTCAGCCCCCTGACGTACCGTGCCCACCGTCTGCACCAGCGCATGCTGCATCCTTTGCAGGTTAAAGCTGAGCTGGCCGATTTCGCTGCGCCCGACGGATTCATCCGGCTGGGTAAGATCGCCGCTGGCGATT
Protein-coding regions in this window:
- a CDS encoding methyl-accepting chemotaxis protein — protein: MDKTKTQHQTQKLSFLHHIRLVPLFSAILGGIILLFALSSGLAGYFLLQAEQDQKDVTEELQVRMGLSNSSNHLRTTRIELIHAGAASRIAEMDEMKRNIANAESRMQQSQAAFTQYRERRVKTAADSALDKELTARFTAYIDGLKPMLKYAKNGMFEAIINHENEQAKPLDDRYNAVLLKVIQIRTDRANHLTEQSLERTRLGLMFMAAAFVLALVLTIITFVVLRRIVINPLQHAGQRIAQIASGDLTQPDESVGRSEIGQLSFNLQRMQHALVQTVGTVRQGAEEIYRGTSEISVGNTDLSARTEQQAAAIEQTAASMEELTATVKQNADNAHHASKLAEDASGKATRGGQLVTGVVATMGNISTSSKKISEITAVINSIAFQTNILALNAAVEAARAGEQGRGFAVVASEVRTLASRSAQAAKEIEGLISESVTLIERGSDEVVNAGATMTEIVDAVKRVTDIMLEIAAASDEQSRGILQVSQAITEMDNVTQQNASLVEEASAAAASLEAQAARLTEAVGTFRIPSHNGVKKENVPATAPTLAVAGGDSWESF